One Falsihalocynthiibacter arcticus DNA segment encodes these proteins:
- a CDS encoding lysophospholipid acyltransferase family protein, whose protein sequence is MNPTWTSETLPEQPKITASGYVRAVFRGVPLLLITTFCLLLMLVLRLVERPIYGLRRPFTPFITQFVCRSAFFLLGVKFSTRGERMRHKGAVVANHSSWLDIFALNARKRIYFVAKSEVALWPGIGWLARATGTVFIARRPSDAKKQREIFQSRLLAGHKLLFFPEGTSTDGLRVLPFKSTLFAAFFAPEVVEETWVQPVTLNYTAPAGECACFYGWWGDMSFGAHFLKVLAAKRQGSVQVIYHPAVPARDFVSRKGLATYCQQTVQNGLTPPLD, encoded by the coding sequence ATGAATCCGACGTGGACTTCAGAAACGCTCCCTGAGCAGCCCAAAATAACGGCCTCTGGCTATGTTCGTGCGGTTTTTCGGGGGGTGCCGCTTCTGCTGATTACCACGTTTTGTTTGCTCCTTATGCTCGTGTTGCGGCTGGTTGAACGTCCGATTTACGGATTGCGCCGCCCGTTTACCCCTTTCATCACGCAATTTGTCTGTCGGAGCGCCTTTTTTCTGTTGGGGGTTAAGTTCTCGACGCGTGGTGAACGTATGCGGCACAAGGGGGCGGTTGTTGCTAACCACTCGTCATGGCTGGATATTTTTGCTTTGAACGCGCGCAAGCGGATCTATTTTGTTGCGAAATCCGAGGTTGCCCTTTGGCCTGGAATTGGCTGGCTCGCGCGCGCTACAGGGACCGTTTTTATCGCGCGCCGCCCGTCAGATGCCAAAAAACAGCGTGAAATTTTTCAGTCGCGCCTCCTAGCAGGGCACAAACTTTTGTTCTTTCCTGAAGGGACATCAACGGACGGACTGCGGGTTCTTCCTTTTAAATCAACGCTTTTCGCGGCGTTCTTCGCGCCCGAAGTTGTTGAAGAAACATGGGTTCAGCCGGTAACGCTCAATTACACCGCCCCTGCGGGGGAATGCGCGTGTTTTTACGGTTGGTGGGGGGATATGAGCTTTGGGGCGCATTTCCTCAAGGTTTTAGCTGCAAAGCGTCAAGGATCGGTTCAGGTGATCTATCATCCAGCAGTACCCGCGCGCGATTTTGTCAGCCGAAAAGGCTTGGCAACATACTGTCAGCAAACTGTTCAGAATGGATTAACGCCACCGTTGGATTAA
- a CDS encoding GNAT family N-acetyltransferase, whose translation MSTSDPKFETRLAVTEADLRAAQRLRYEVFVDELGGDGPLVDHEERLERDEFDPFYDHLILIDSSKDSEKGEHVVGVYRLLRGEKAADVGQFYSESEYDLSALKSSGRKLLELGRSCVHKDYRGGTAMFHLWNGLASYVLDHNIEILFGVASFHGTNLEELRQPLAYLHANHLAPPELRVRVLEDHFQSMDLVNVAEIDRRAAMINTPALIKAYLRLGGFVGEGAYIDHAFNTTDVCLLMDTEKMNAKHKSFYTKNRAT comes from the coding sequence ATGTCGACGTCTGATCCCAAGTTTGAAACACGCCTCGCGGTAACGGAAGCGGATTTGCGGGCCGCACAGCGGTTGCGGTATGAAGTTTTTGTCGATGAGCTTGGAGGGGACGGCCCACTTGTGGATCACGAGGAACGGCTTGAGCGCGATGAATTTGACCCGTTTTATGACCATCTGATCTTGATTGACTCGTCTAAAGATAGCGAAAAAGGCGAGCATGTCGTGGGCGTTTATCGTCTGTTGCGCGGTGAAAAAGCCGCGGATGTGGGGCAGTTTTATTCGGAGAGCGAATATGACCTTTCGGCGCTGAAATCCTCTGGCCGCAAGCTGCTGGAATTGGGGCGCAGTTGTGTGCACAAGGATTATCGCGGTGGCACCGCAATGTTCCACCTCTGGAACGGTCTCGCAAGTTATGTCCTTGACCACAATATAGAAATCCTTTTTGGCGTGGCCAGTTTCCATGGCACTAACCTCGAAGAACTGCGCCAACCCTTGGCCTATCTACATGCCAACCACCTTGCGCCTCCCGAGCTTCGTGTGCGCGTGTTGGAAGATCATTTCCAGTCAATGGACCTTGTGAACGTTGCGGAAATTGATCGCCGCGCCGCGATGATCAACACGCCCGCATTAATCAAAGCCTATTTGCGGCTGGGCGGTTTTGTGGGCGAGGGGGCCTATATTGACCATGCCTTCAACACCACCGATGTTTGCCTCTTGATGGATACTGAAAAAATGAATGCCAAGCATAAAAGTTTTTACACCAAGAACCGCGCCACATGA
- a CDS encoding DUF3553 domain-containing protein, with protein MNDLLEPGMFVRHPGKTEWGLGQVQSVINGKITVNFEQCGKITIDGQNVFLTPIYDIDSEQK; from the coding sequence ATGAATGATCTATTAGAGCCCGGAATGTTTGTAAGGCATCCCGGAAAAACAGAATGGGGCCTTGGGCAAGTACAATCGGTTATTAATGGTAAAATAACCGTTAATTTTGAACAATGTGGAAAAATAACCATCGATGGTCAAAACGTTTTCTTAACCCCGATATATGACATCGACTCTGAACAAAAGTGA
- a CDS encoding histidine phosphotransferase family protein — translation MPTHQRDLTALLGSRICHDLISPLGAIGNGVELLQMGGSIDGPEMGLIVESVANANARIRFFRVAYGAAREGQKISNSELRDILKSFGAGGRVSYEWNVLSDLPRSEGKLAFLLIQCLESAMPYGGNIVVEHDGAQWQLLGRAEKMKINPEIWGVMSDPNTSVEVTPALVHFALVPEALKATQKKMNAELRETEISIRF, via the coding sequence ATGCCGACACATCAACGAGACCTCACCGCCCTCCTTGGATCCCGTATCTGCCATGATCTTATCAGCCCTTTGGGCGCAATCGGCAATGGGGTTGAACTGCTTCAAATGGGTGGGAGCATAGACGGGCCCGAAATGGGCCTCATCGTTGAGAGTGTTGCAAATGCCAACGCACGGATTCGTTTTTTCCGCGTGGCCTATGGTGCTGCGCGTGAGGGGCAAAAGATTAGCAATTCAGAATTGCGCGATATCCTAAAGAGTTTCGGCGCAGGTGGGCGGGTGTCCTATGAGTGGAACGTGTTGAGTGACCTACCCCGCTCCGAAGGCAAGCTGGCTTTCTTGTTGATCCAATGTCTGGAATCCGCGATGCCCTATGGGGGGAATATTGTCGTCGAGCATGATGGCGCACAATGGCAATTGCTGGGGCGGGCCGAGAAAATGAAAATCAACCCTGAAATTTGGGGCGTAATGTCGGACCCAAATACGTCCGTAGAAGTCACGCCGGCTTTGGTGCATTTTGCGCTGGTTCCCGAAGCGTTGAAAGCCACACAAAAGAAAATGAACGCGGAATTACGGGAAACCGAAATTTCCATTCGGTTTTAG
- a CDS encoding glutamate-5-semialdehyde dehydrogenase, which translates to MKDSENIPALMKDIGTRARAAARELGFASGPQKEAALLAAADAVWARRDEIVAANVLDMEFGRDKGLSAAMLDRLMLDEARIEAIVTSLRAVAGQNDPVGEILTEWDMESGLHIKRVRTPLGVIGVIYESRPNVTADAGALCLKAGNAVILRGGSESFHSSGVIHACLQDGLKSAGLPVDAVQRVPTRDRAAVAEMLRATEFIDVIVPRGGKGLVGLVQREARVPVFAHLEGICHIYVDAAADPEKALKIVVNSKTRRTGICGSAECLLVHKDVAATLGQAIVDALIKAGVEVRAEGMNGSVEASADDFGKEFLDMIIAAKVVDDIDGAIAHIQNYGSNHTDCVITEDQAVANRFFTRLDSAILIQNASTQFADGGEFGMGAEIGIATGKMHARGPVGAEQLTSFKYIVVGDGTIRK; encoded by the coding sequence ATGAAAGATAGCGAAAATATTCCCGCCCTGATGAAAGACATCGGAACACGCGCCCGCGCCGCTGCACGTGAATTGGGATTTGCATCGGGGCCTCAAAAGGAAGCCGCACTTCTTGCCGCAGCCGATGCTGTTTGGGCGCGTCGGGATGAGATCGTCGCAGCCAACGTTTTGGATATGGAATTCGGCCGCGACAAAGGCTTGTCGGCCGCGATGCTTGACCGATTGATGTTGGACGAGGCCCGCATTGAGGCGATCGTTACCAGCCTGCGTGCGGTTGCGGGGCAAAACGATCCCGTGGGCGAGATTCTGACGGAATGGGACATGGAGAGCGGCCTCCATATCAAGCGAGTGCGCACACCATTAGGCGTCATTGGCGTTATTTACGAAAGCCGCCCGAATGTGACGGCGGATGCTGGGGCTTTGTGTTTGAAGGCTGGCAATGCGGTCATTCTGCGGGGCGGTTCTGAGAGCTTCCATAGTTCGGGCGTCATTCATGCCTGTCTGCAAGATGGACTTAAATCGGCGGGGCTTCCCGTTGATGCGGTGCAACGTGTCCCTACACGGGATCGCGCTGCGGTCGCAGAAATGTTGCGCGCCACCGAGTTCATCGACGTGATCGTGCCGCGCGGAGGAAAGGGCCTTGTCGGGCTTGTCCAGCGCGAAGCACGGGTTCCGGTTTTTGCGCATCTCGAGGGAATTTGCCACATCTATGTGGACGCCGCCGCCGACCCAGAGAAGGCGTTGAAGATTGTCGTGAATTCGAAAACACGGCGCACGGGGATTTGTGGTTCGGCGGAATGTTTGTTGGTACACAAGGATGTGGCGGCGACATTGGGGCAAGCTATCGTTGACGCGCTCATCAAGGCGGGCGTCGAAGTGCGGGCGGAAGGCATGAATGGGTCTGTCGAAGCCTCAGCGGACGATTTTGGCAAAGAGTTCCTTGATATGATCATCGCCGCGAAGGTTGTGGACGATATTGACGGTGCCATCGCGCATATCCAAAACTACGGATCAAACCACACCGATTGCGTTATCACGGAGGATCAAGCGGTCGCCAACAGGTTCTTTACCCGCCTCGATAGTGCGATCTTGATTCAGAATGCATCGACCCAATTTGCCGATGGTGGCGAGTTTGGAATGGGGGCTGAAATCGGCATTGCCACGGGTAAAATGCACGCGCGTGGCCCCGTCGGTGCGGAACAACTCACCAGCTTCAAATATATCGTTGTTGGGGATGGCACGATTCGAAAATAG
- the proB gene encoding glutamate 5-kinase, producing the protein MATLRASAEILGASKRLVVKIGSALLVDRNTGQLREDWLAGLAADVAEAKARGVDVILVSSGSIALGRNVLGLPKGDLPLEQSQAAAAVGQIRLARAYENVLAPLGLITAQVLVTLEDSNDRRRYLNSRATMGQLLSLGAIPIVNENDTVATDEIRFGDNDRLAAQVAVTTGADVLVLLSDVDGFYSANPSLDPTAKRFDYIEAITPEIEAMAGDPTSGLSKGGMKTKVMAAKTATGAGCAMVISEGSPLRPLKALLDGAKCTWFIAQVDPQTARKRWIAAMKPQGSLLVDAGAAQALARGKSLLPAGVTEVRGKFGRGDPVQILGPDGPLGCGLVRYTAAEAQLIKGLASDQFPDVLGYPARAALIHRDDMVL; encoded by the coding sequence ATGGCAACCCTAAGAGCGTCTGCGGAAATTCTGGGCGCCTCAAAACGCCTCGTTGTTAAAATCGGTTCCGCGCTATTGGTGGACCGCAACACAGGTCAATTGCGCGAGGATTGGCTCGCGGGATTGGCCGCGGATGTTGCTGAAGCTAAGGCGCGCGGCGTTGACGTTATCCTTGTGTCTTCGGGGTCAATCGCATTGGGGCGCAATGTGTTGGGCCTTCCCAAAGGGGATCTGCCACTAGAGCAATCACAGGCCGCCGCCGCCGTCGGGCAAATTCGCCTTGCGCGCGCCTATGAAAATGTTTTGGCTCCGTTGGGGCTTATCACAGCGCAAGTTCTGGTAACCCTCGAAGACAGCAATGATCGGCGACGTTACTTGAATTCTCGCGCGACCATGGGCCAGTTGCTTAGTCTTGGCGCGATCCCCATCGTCAATGAAAACGACACGGTGGCCACCGATGAAATCCGCTTCGGCGACAATGACCGCCTCGCGGCCCAAGTTGCCGTGACAACAGGCGCGGATGTTTTGGTGCTGTTGTCGGACGTTGACGGGTTTTATAGTGCAAATCCGAGCCTTGATCCCACGGCGAAACGCTTCGATTATATTGAGGCGATCACACCGGAAATCGAGGCTATGGCGGGTGACCCCACCTCTGGCCTGTCCAAAGGCGGGATGAAAACCAAAGTGATGGCGGCGAAAACCGCGACGGGCGCGGGTTGCGCCATGGTGATCTCCGAAGGCTCTCCTTTGCGGCCCCTGAAGGCGCTGCTGGATGGCGCCAAATGTACTTGGTTCATCGCCCAAGTCGATCCTCAGACCGCGCGAAAACGCTGGATTGCGGCGATGAAACCTCAAGGCAGCCTCCTTGTCGATGCAGGGGCCGCACAGGCCTTGGCACGCGGTAAATCGCTGTTGCCCGCAGGGGTAACCGAAGTGCGCGGCAAATTCGGACGCGGAGATCCGGTTCAGATTTTGGGCCCCGACGGGCCTTTGGGCTGTGGCTTGGTGCGTTACACCGCCGCCGAGGCGCAATTGATCAAAGGCCTTGCCTCGGATCAGTTTCCAGACGTACTTGGATATCCGGCCCGCGCCGCCTTGATCCACCGCGACGACATGGTCCTCTAA
- the obgE gene encoding GTPase ObgE, producing the protein MKFLDLCKVYIRSGGGGGGCVSFRREKHIEYGGPDGGDGGRGGDVIAEAVDGLNTLIDFRYQQHFLARSGQPGMGAQRTGHDGATVILKLPVGTEVLDEDQETVIADLTEVGQRIVLAKGGNGGFGNLHFKTATNQAPRRANPGQEGIERTLWLRLKLIADAGLLGMPNAGKSTFLAATSNARPKIADYPFTTVYPNLGVVGVDGAEFVMADIPGLIEGASEGRGLGDLFLGHVERCSVLLHLIDGTAENVAQDYRTIIHELEAYGGELADKPRITALNKIDALDEEERAEKRAELEAAVGGPVMMMSGVAKEGLTDVLRAVRAEITADKLRLTKSHEVPEQWQP; encoded by the coding sequence ATGAAGTTTCTCGATCTATGTAAAGTATATATTCGCTCTGGTGGCGGCGGGGGCGGCTGTGTGTCGTTTCGGCGCGAAAAGCATATCGAATACGGTGGCCCCGATGGCGGCGATGGTGGACGTGGCGGCGATGTGATCGCTGAGGCGGTTGATGGTCTCAACACGCTGATTGACTTTCGCTACCAGCAGCACTTTTTGGCGCGCAGTGGCCAACCCGGAATGGGGGCCCAACGCACGGGCCATGACGGCGCGACCGTTATTTTGAAATTGCCCGTCGGCACCGAAGTTTTGGACGAAGACCAAGAGACCGTGATCGCGGATTTGACCGAAGTTGGTCAGCGGATTGTCCTGGCCAAGGGTGGCAACGGCGGTTTTGGCAACCTGCACTTTAAAACCGCGACCAACCAAGCGCCACGACGTGCGAACCCCGGTCAAGAAGGCATTGAACGTACTCTTTGGTTGCGCCTGAAATTGATCGCGGATGCGGGTCTTTTGGGCATGCCAAATGCGGGGAAATCCACATTTTTGGCCGCAACATCCAATGCGCGTCCAAAAATTGCCGACTATCCGTTTACCACAGTTTACCCGAACCTTGGCGTCGTTGGTGTTGACGGTGCGGAATTCGTTATGGCCGATATTCCGGGCCTGATTGAGGGCGCAAGCGAGGGGCGGGGCCTTGGCGATTTGTTCCTTGGACACGTCGAACGCTGTTCTGTTCTGTTGCATTTGATCGACGGTACCGCCGAAAATGTGGCCCAAGATTACCGCACGATCATCCACGAATTAGAAGCCTATGGCGGCGAATTGGCCGACAAGCCGCGCATAACCGCGCTCAATAAAATCGACGCGCTGGACGAAGAAGAACGCGCCGAAAAACGCGCCGAACTTGAAGCCGCCGTCGGTGGTCCGGTTATGATGATGTCGGGTGTGGCAAAAGAGGGCCTTACGGATGTTCTTCGGGCTGTCCGCGCTGAAATCACGGCGGACAAATTGCGTCTGACGAAATCACACGAAGTACCCGAGCAATGGCAACCCTAA
- the rpmA gene encoding 50S ribosomal protein L27 yields MAHKKAGGSSRNGRDSAGRRLGVKKYGGELVIPGNIIVRQRGTRMYPGAGVGMGKDHTIFATSLGNVKFHKGLKGRTFISVLPVAEAAE; encoded by the coding sequence ATGGCACATAAAAAAGCAGGCGGTTCATCCCGTAACGGTCGCGACTCAGCTGGTCGTAGACTTGGTGTAAAAAAATACGGTGGCGAACTCGTTATCCCGGGCAACATTATCGTGCGTCAGCGCGGAACAAGAATGTACCCAGGTGCTGGCGTTGGCATGGGCAAAGATCACACGATTTTTGCAACATCCCTTGGCAACGTAAAGTTCCACAAAGGCCTTAAGGGCCGTACATTTATTTCGGTTCTCCCAGTGGCGGAGGCCGCAGAGTAA
- a CDS encoding 50S ribosomal protein L21, whose product MFAVLKTGGKQYRVQSGDVLRIERIAADAGETVQFNEVLMVGANVGAPLIEDAAVQAEVIDQIKGEKLIHFVKRRRKHGSQRTKGHRQRLTLVRITDILEKGAAKSGVKLAQGTGSVPASVVAAMAPVVPKAKNALSARAAAAAAPKAETAVKAPKAKAAKAAPAEAASGADDLKKLSGVGPALEKKLIAGGVTSFAQIAAWTDADVAKFDEALSFKGRIEREGWIAQAQEFTKG is encoded by the coding sequence ATGTTTGCGGTTCTAAAAACCGGCGGCAAGCAATACCGAGTTCAAAGTGGCGACGTGCTGCGTATTGAACGTATTGCTGCAGATGCGGGCGAAACTGTTCAGTTCAACGAAGTTCTTATGGTTGGTGCGAATGTTGGCGCCCCTTTGATCGAAGATGCTGCTGTGCAGGCCGAAGTGATCGACCAGATCAAAGGCGAAAAGCTTATTCACTTCGTTAAGCGTCGTCGTAAGCACGGCTCACAACGCACCAAAGGTCACCGTCAACGGCTGACCTTGGTTCGGATTACGGATATCCTTGAAAAAGGTGCTGCGAAATCTGGCGTTAAACTTGCACAAGGCACGGGCTCTGTTCCTGCTTCTGTGGTTGCTGCCATGGCGCCTGTTGTTCCTAAAGCGAAAAACGCTCTTTCTGCACGTGCAGCGGCTGCGGCGGCTCCGAAAGCGGAAACTGCTGTAAAAGCTCCTAAAGCAAAAGCGGCGAAAGCTGCCCCTGCTGAAGCGGCTTCCGGCGCAGATGATTTGAAGAAATTGTCCGGTGTTGGCCCCGCGCTTGAGAAAAAACTGATCGCGGGTGGTGTTACTTCCTTCGCTCAGATCGCTGCTTGGACAGATGCTGACGTTGCAAAATTTGACGAGGCGCTCTCGTTCAAAGGCCGCATCGAACGCGAGGGCTGGATTGCCCAAGCTCAAGAATTCACTAAAGGCTAA
- a CDS encoding DUF2059 domain-containing protein has product MRSVMLAIVFVLGIVGPVVAEREADLNRLSEILLVDDMIEILSDEGMQYGETLGMELFDGRGDADWERRLTAIYSQDRMKAEFRASFDPLLSDETLAAALAFFTTPFGEKLVRLEMSARLAISDPDVNAASEARLKAMIRNNDPLLPRIREYIKVYDLIDMNVASSMNETFEFLSAMGDMGALTDDMTESAILADVWQDEPQIRADTTEWLMTYLTMSYSPLSEDEMTKNIAFGRTDAGRQFNNAMFKAFGDVYAEISRKLGRAAAGYILSEDI; this is encoded by the coding sequence ATGCGGTCTGTTATGTTAGCCATTGTGTTTGTGCTTGGGATCGTTGGCCCCGTCGTCGCCGAACGGGAGGCGGATCTGAATCGATTGTCCGAAATTCTGCTTGTGGATGACATGATCGAAATTTTGTCCGACGAGGGGATGCAATATGGCGAGACCCTTGGGATGGAACTTTTTGACGGGCGTGGCGATGCCGATTGGGAGCGCCGCCTAACGGCGATCTATTCGCAGGACAGAATGAAGGCAGAGTTTCGCGCAAGCTTCGACCCGCTTTTGAGTGACGAGACCCTTGCTGCCGCGCTGGCGTTTTTTACTACGCCCTTCGGCGAAAAACTCGTGCGGTTGGAAATGAGCGCGCGTTTGGCAATAAGTGATCCCGACGTAAATGCGGCAAGCGAGGCGCGTTTAAAGGCAATGATCCGCAACAATGACCCTCTTTTGCCCCGCATACGAGAATATATTAAGGTTTACGACCTTATAGATATGAATGTGGCAAGTTCGATGAACGAAACCTTCGAGTTTTTGTCGGCAATGGGCGATATGGGAGCGTTGACAGACGACATGACCGAGAGCGCAATTCTAGCGGATGTCTGGCAGGATGAACCCCAAATTCGGGCGGATACGACAGAGTGGTTGATGACTTATTTAACCATGAGTTATTCGCCGTTATCCGAGGACGAAATGACGAAAAACATTGCGTTTGGCCGCACAGACGCTGGCCGACAATTTAACAATGCGATGTTCAAAGCCTTTGGGGACGTCTATGCGGAGATCTCGCGTAAATTGGGGCGTGCGGCTGCGGGGTACATCCTGAGCGAGGACATTTAG
- a CDS encoding tyrosine-type recombinase/integrase has translation MDWSFGAGLANFYDALGLESSSWGIDTRKRYRCSLRQILRVVDNICEDNGHNVEELMAAEVTTALVSDYVARRREEGVTVATINRDLTAFMNLMKSMKNAGWIDVNPVQLYEKQGMKEILPDIILPTEKCLQKLSDRAPGTLTHFAHFLNVTGGRVTEMAKLQWSDISGMGTPIEGRVEAVLRHTKGGKIRTIALRQEAIDILNKIPRSNASQFVFWNGTEHGFYKDPSNLFWEYGQETGFNARLHDLRHKFAIERLKEGWSIYRVQKYIGHGSVLTTERYYLRYLSDAQQASVRADGDNGFR, from the coding sequence TTGGATTGGAGCTTCGGAGCAGGCCTCGCCAATTTCTATGACGCCTTGGGGCTCGAAAGCAGTTCTTGGGGAATTGATACGCGCAAACGCTACCGGTGCAGTCTGCGACAGATTCTGCGCGTTGTTGATAATATTTGTGAAGACAATGGTCACAATGTTGAGGAATTGATGGCAGCAGAAGTTACGACAGCACTTGTCTCGGACTATGTCGCGCGCAGGCGAGAAGAAGGGGTGACGGTCGCAACGATTAATCGAGATCTGACTGCCTTCATGAACCTTATGAAATCGATGAAAAATGCTGGGTGGATCGATGTCAATCCGGTTCAGCTTTATGAAAAGCAAGGTATGAAGGAAATATTGCCCGACATAATTTTGCCAACAGAGAAGTGCCTTCAGAAACTTTCTGACCGGGCGCCGGGCACACTGACCCATTTCGCACATTTCTTAAATGTCACAGGCGGACGTGTAACGGAAATGGCAAAACTCCAATGGTCAGATATCTCTGGCATGGGAACCCCGATCGAAGGCCGCGTAGAGGCTGTGCTGCGTCATACGAAAGGTGGGAAAATTCGCACCATAGCATTGCGCCAAGAGGCCATCGATATCCTCAACAAAATCCCTCGCTCGAACGCATCACAGTTTGTGTTCTGGAACGGCACAGAACATGGTTTCTACAAGGATCCTTCGAACCTGTTTTGGGAATACGGCCAAGAAACCGGATTTAACGCGCGCCTTCACGATCTAAGGCATAAGTTCGCCATTGAACGCTTAAAGGAGGGGTGGTCAATTTACAGGGTGCAAAAGTATATTGGGCATGGGTCTGTGTTGACCACAGAGCGCTACTATCTGAGGTATCTGTCGGATGCGCAGCAAGCGTCGGTGCGCGCTGATGGAGACAACGGTTTCCGATAA